One Rahnella sikkimica DNA window includes the following coding sequences:
- a CDS encoding conjugal transfer protein → MKKHTLTAALAAVLFCVPLTGIAATCRAGSAAQTGSDAGYNAAKKASDAWSARESQTSDQLQNCLSGIRNISISLPNLPSLQDIMNQASEKVCSAMTDKINSNLPDNIDPWQSFGQ, encoded by the coding sequence ATGAAAAAACACACCCTGACCGCTGCGCTTGCAGCGGTTCTCTTTTGTGTCCCGCTCACCGGCATCGCGGCTACATGCCGCGCCGGTAGCGCCGCACAGACCGGCAGTGATGCCGGCTATAACGCGGCGAAAAAAGCCAGCGATGCCTGGTCAGCACGGGAAAGTCAGACCTCAGATCAGCTGCAAAACTGCCTGTCGGGCATCCGCAATATCTCCATCAGCCTGCCAAATCTGCCCAGCCTGCAGGACATCATGAATCAGGCGTCGGAAAAGGTCTGCAGTGCGATGACGGACAAAATCAACAGCAACCTGCCGGACAATATCGATCCCTGGCAGTCATTCGGTCAGTAA
- a CDS encoding DotI/IcmL/TraM family protein — protein MHSPETQAPAAAQAPDAIPDAQAYAPALTAQHERALGAAFAHRCLSALIWSGSANVVLAMVAAVLIWMVYHPPTKYFATEQGRLTQAYPLDQPAWSESDVSQFGADTIRDGFTLDFVHYRNQMTAVSPRFSEEGFVGYNQALTSSNVLAAVRDKRMNLTTSTEPGVITSRGVINGRYAWEFQYPVTLRLQGQNSNSPPLRYIFTLRIQQADVRFKPQGLEVTQTITNNAG, from the coding sequence ATGCATTCCCCTGAAACACAAGCCCCGGCGGCGGCACAGGCCCCTGATGCTATTCCCGATGCGCAGGCCTATGCGCCTGCGCTGACGGCGCAGCATGAGCGGGCACTCGGTGCGGCCTTCGCGCACCGCTGCCTGTCGGCGCTGATCTGGAGCGGCAGCGCGAATGTTGTGCTGGCCATGGTCGCCGCGGTGCTCATCTGGATGGTGTACCACCCACCCACCAAATACTTTGCCACCGAACAGGGCCGACTTACGCAGGCCTACCCGCTGGACCAGCCGGCCTGGAGTGAAAGCGACGTCTCACAGTTCGGTGCAGATACCATCCGTGACGGCTTCACCCTCGATTTTGTGCATTACCGCAATCAGATGACTGCCGTTTCTCCGCGTTTCTCTGAAGAAGGGTTCGTGGGCTACAACCAGGCGCTGACCAGTTCCAACGTACTGGCTGCGGTACGCGATAAGCGAATGAACCTGACGACGTCGACCGAACCCGGCGTCATTACGAGCCGTGGTGTCATCAACGGGCGCTACGCCTGGGAATTCCAATATCCCGTGACGTTACGTCTGCAAGGGCAAAATTCTAACAGTCCGCCGCTGCGCTACATCTTTACGTTGCGCATCCAACAGGCTGACGTCCGCTTCAAGCCGCAGGGCCTCGAAGTGACACAGACCATCACCAACAACGCGGGATAA
- a CDS encoding DotH/IcmK family type IV secretion protein: protein MRTLRYLPLWFALSGSAVAADSPPTPAAGQTAASAGTAQTAASRGPQPGDALPPPTSAQYDQAEASVAPLSAEEIRRLRQLQSEQERAMATPGVTAVPRISAQTVSLAPGASLPLVRNAVNWPATVSFIDSTGAPWKILAQPISGSPDIDVKWTPGASAMTIIAKRDFVSTSVTLGLDGLAVPITLSVMSGEPDTAKKTWVVDARLDLRIPRRGPGAAADAPPPSRIGLHDDVLQAFLDGVPPQGAKRLKTTGDVPDTAVWQQGDDLYIRSRADIRDEFDTTLSSADGTHLWKLPVTPRVAFSVDGHTEALSIALE, encoded by the coding sequence ATGAGAACGTTACGTTATCTGCCGCTGTGGTTCGCCCTTTCTGGCAGCGCCGTGGCGGCTGACTCGCCACCCACACCTGCTGCCGGGCAAACGGCGGCCTCCGCAGGCACCGCGCAGACGGCGGCAAGCAGAGGGCCGCAACCGGGAGACGCGTTGCCACCCCCAACCTCGGCGCAGTATGACCAGGCAGAGGCCTCGGTGGCACCGTTGTCCGCCGAAGAAATCCGCCGCTTGCGTCAATTACAGTCCGAGCAGGAGAGGGCCATGGCCACGCCGGGCGTCACGGCGGTGCCGCGCATCAGTGCGCAGACCGTGAGCCTGGCACCGGGGGCCAGTCTGCCGCTGGTACGTAATGCGGTGAACTGGCCGGCTACGGTCAGCTTTATCGACAGCACGGGGGCACCCTGGAAAATTCTCGCTCAACCGATCAGCGGCTCGCCAGATATTGACGTGAAGTGGACGCCTGGGGCGTCAGCTATGACGATTATTGCGAAGCGGGACTTTGTGAGTACCAGCGTCACGCTGGGTCTCGACGGGCTGGCGGTGCCTATCACACTCAGTGTAATGAGCGGTGAGCCGGATACGGCGAAGAAAACCTGGGTGGTTGATGCGCGATTGGATTTGCGTATTCCGCGCCGCGGGCCGGGTGCGGCTGCTGATGCACCGCCACCGTCACGGATTGGACTGCATGATGATGTATTGCAGGCATTTCTGGACGGAGTGCCCCCGCAGGGCGCAAAGCGACTGAAAACCACCGGCGATGTGCCTGATACCGCCGTGTGGCAGCAGGGCGACGACCTGTATATCCGCTCGCGTGCGGACATCCGTGATGAATTCGACACCACGCTGTCATCTGCGGACGGCACGCATCTGTGGAAACTGCCTGTCACGCCGCGCGTCGCGTTCTCCGTTGACGGGCACACCGAAGCCCTCAGCATTGCTCTGGAGTGA
- the traO gene encoding conjugal transfer protein TraO, whose amino-acid sequence MSDQQNSGGRNIMLMMSLIGAAVIAAGGGGYALWSWYAKPPEAASRVDLNRVAGTAQSSAQESPAYRELLRENNARGAQSAAAQNGSFIASIPLQQDVIVPQATASSRSATPVPRPASGQQTTGRTQEQEKALNEARQKALAGLLVRMQKAPTAADLPEAQVLGGKDGGWSAWRDSLPGSDVQLAADRRRQDVLSGQPPVEVVAPYWRGPGEIYTGVNSDNGATPVLGRFTTGPYAGAVLKASDGAKLSGDGVIIHFTTMAFAGQNYKIDAYALQDDTLVANVSTDVEHHYFRRIILPSILKGIGGTGDLYAQSNTQLLSNGFNTVTTRPSTPDASAVAGVIVGDTAGQAAQVLTSDAARLPDRTVTVNNGQVVAIQFMRGVYSTDAEAPQGASSTANSAVAFTGGSSNPSPSAAQLRTETQARIRAAQQKEGANE is encoded by the coding sequence ATGAGTGACCAACAAAATTCCGGCGGCCGCAACATCATGCTGATGATGAGCCTGATAGGTGCCGCTGTTATCGCCGCCGGTGGCGGGGGATACGCATTGTGGAGCTGGTATGCCAAACCTCCCGAGGCCGCCTCACGGGTTGATCTCAATCGGGTCGCCGGTACGGCGCAGAGCAGCGCACAGGAGTCGCCGGCTTACCGGGAACTGCTGCGCGAAAACAATGCACGGGGCGCACAAAGTGCAGCGGCACAAAATGGCAGCTTCATTGCCAGTATTCCGCTGCAGCAAGATGTGATTGTGCCACAGGCGACGGCATCTTCACGGTCTGCGACGCCGGTTCCGCGTCCTGCTTCGGGTCAACAAACCACAGGGCGTACGCAGGAACAGGAAAAAGCGCTGAATGAAGCGAGGCAGAAAGCCCTCGCTGGATTGCTGGTCAGGATGCAGAAAGCCCCTACGGCTGCAGACCTGCCGGAAGCTCAGGTACTGGGGGGTAAGGATGGGGGGTGGTCTGCCTGGCGTGACTCACTACCAGGAAGTGACGTACAGCTAGCCGCCGACCGTCGCCGGCAGGATGTGCTCAGCGGTCAGCCGCCGGTTGAAGTCGTTGCACCCTATTGGCGGGGGCCGGGGGAAATTTACACCGGCGTGAACTCTGACAACGGGGCAACACCTGTGCTGGGCCGATTTACAACCGGTCCTTATGCGGGCGCCGTGCTTAAAGCCTCAGACGGCGCGAAGCTCTCCGGGGATGGCGTCATCATCCACTTTACAACCATGGCTTTCGCCGGTCAGAACTACAAAATTGATGCCTATGCGCTGCAGGACGACACGCTGGTCGCTAACGTTTCCACCGACGTAGAGCATCACTATTTCCGGCGCATCATCCTGCCGTCCATCCTGAAGGGCATTGGGGGGACAGGAGATTTATATGCACAATCCAATACGCAGCTGCTGAGCAACGGCTTTAATACCGTGACGACGCGGCCGTCTACGCCGGACGCCTCGGCGGTGGCCGGCGTTATCGTCGGCGATACTGCAGGCCAGGCGGCACAGGTATTGACCAGCGATGCGGCCCGGTTGCCTGATCGCACGGTGACGGTCAATAACGGTCAGGTGGTCGCCATTCAGTTTATGCGCGGTGTCTACAGCACCGATGCGGAGGCGCCGCAGGGTGCTTCATCGACCGCCAATAGCGCTGTGGCATTCACGGGCGGTTCGTCTAATCCAAGCCCGTCTGCCGCACAGCTGCGAACGGAAACCCAGGCGCGTATTCGCGCCGCACAGCAAAAAGAAGGTGCCAATGAGTGA
- the traP gene encoding conjugal transfer protein TraP, with the protein MSEFESLPAETPVPIAPPPPSRIKQSLLTRPLIMGLSLPWLAGIVIALAGAGWYLFWPASPVSDAGQLAFGQPAGFHAVQPAQATVVQTGGLNVPATTIARDVTLGSSVPEEVVKMIREGRDYEAANREAISRLSDTVRAQSVALADLQKQLTQSRAENAAMANKLTVLEARQSSPVAKDDKAVRHTARRSALSGMQLESVQDGMAWVSWQGRTWAVQPGQRLGGVTIVDVNAGNREVITSSGVLH; encoded by the coding sequence ATGAGTGAATTTGAGAGCTTACCGGCAGAGACCCCCGTGCCGATTGCACCGCCACCGCCATCCCGGATAAAGCAAAGCCTTCTGACCAGACCACTTATCATGGGGCTGTCCCTGCCCTGGCTGGCCGGTATCGTTATTGCGCTGGCGGGGGCCGGTTGGTACCTGTTCTGGCCGGCGTCGCCCGTATCTGATGCTGGTCAGCTGGCTTTTGGGCAACCAGCCGGTTTTCACGCCGTTCAGCCTGCACAGGCCACTGTGGTGCAGACAGGCGGACTGAACGTTCCAGCCACTACTATCGCCCGCGATGTGACCCTGGGGAGCAGCGTCCCGGAGGAAGTCGTCAAGATGATCCGCGAGGGGCGTGATTATGAGGCCGCCAACCGCGAGGCGATTTCACGATTGTCCGATACCGTGCGCGCACAGAGCGTTGCGCTGGCCGACCTGCAAAAGCAGCTGACCCAGAGCAGAGCTGAAAATGCCGCCATGGCCAACAAGCTGACCGTTCTCGAAGCCCGGCAGTCATCACCCGTTGCGAAGGATGATAAAGCCGTGCGGCATACGGCGCGGCGCTCCGCGCTGTCTGGGATGCAGCTTGAGAGCGTGCAGGACGGCATGGCCTGGGTGAGCTGGCAGGGCCGCACCTGGGCTGTGCAGCCGGGGCAGCGCCTCGGCGGGGTCACGATTGTTGATGTCAACGCGGGCAACCGAGAAGTGATCACCAGCAGCGGCGTGCTGCACTAA
- the traQ gene encoding conjugal transfer protein TraQ: MGSSVDGITMLANLASGLQGAFIHLAFTLGILFAVTGAAGYLARQSWLARKAPGQAASGGNMVAWILLCGGLAGLDQLIGAAGRQLGWQVSFDAISYVSVGTFGQGAVAANALLTLLRMVGVWFCLTGVMLWRRSQKDGHTGLSAGNDVNSGTVKFTIGVMMVCSPYLLNAIQTSLGIH; encoded by the coding sequence ATGGGCAGTTCAGTTGACGGCATCACGATGCTGGCAAACCTGGCTTCAGGACTGCAGGGCGCGTTCATTCACCTCGCCTTTACGCTGGGTATTCTTTTTGCCGTCACGGGCGCCGCCGGCTACCTTGCACGACAATCGTGGCTTGCCCGTAAAGCGCCCGGACAGGCAGCCAGCGGCGGCAACATGGTGGCCTGGATACTGCTTTGCGGGGGGCTTGCAGGCTTAGATCAGCTTATTGGTGCCGCGGGGCGGCAGCTGGGATGGCAGGTTTCCTTTGATGCTATCAGTTATGTTTCCGTCGGCACGTTCGGCCAGGGCGCGGTGGCGGCCAATGCTCTGCTGACGTTGCTGCGCATGGTCGGCGTCTGGTTCTGCCTGACGGGCGTCATGCTCTGGAGGCGCTCCCAAAAAGACGGTCATACCGGCCTGTCGGCCGGTAACGATGTCAACAGCGGTACGGTGAAATTCACCATCGGCGTAATGATGGTGTGCAGCCCCTATCTGCTTAACGCTATTCAAACCTCCCTCGGCATTCACTGA
- a CDS encoding DUF6750 family protein yields MLTRFYCVAFARALMLSESLRRLILRGLCAYAALLSPLALADDDLAGMADSVSQGATSGTKSALNIAQFIGVLGVIGSIIALKSMKNNPQVKPWHIGLAFVGGLILIVIPQIIKKGQTQMGMTAVSVGG; encoded by the coding sequence ATGCTTACTCGCTTTTACTGCGTGGCGTTCGCGCGCGCGCTGATGCTGTCTGAATCCCTGCGTCGTCTCATTTTGCGGGGGTTGTGCGCGTATGCCGCACTCCTGTCTCCCCTGGCTCTGGCGGACGATGACCTGGCGGGCATGGCTGACTCTGTGTCACAGGGCGCCACGTCAGGTACCAAAAGTGCGCTCAACATTGCCCAGTTTATCGGTGTCCTCGGTGTCATCGGGAGCATCATTGCTCTCAAATCCATGAAAAATAACCCTCAGGTCAAACCGTGGCACATCGGCTTGGCATTTGTTGGCGGCCTGATCCTGATTGTCATACCGCAAATCATTAAAAAGGGTCAGACCCAAATGGGCATGACGGCGGTGAGCGTCGGGGGGTGA
- a CDS encoding conjugal transfer protein, producing the protein MSISDAPGQEASSLLPLFPDISGSETSPRPVAVACGERCRSCGTRAQRVWKGPDAQPACTLCWLTYNLDSATAAHGNLAWLPDAPAADLLNLHRRALIALRSNDRALRKEGKRVWNWLARHAREVEAMWGTSRAPEFAAAMHRLSPAKRQVMQQRLEGCVLILPPDVFEDLTLLLPVGRTADRAVHTPCWATYTRSDLYAKPPHPLG; encoded by the coding sequence ATGTCTATTTCTGACGCCCCAGGGCAGGAGGCGAGTTCACTATTGCCTCTGTTCCCCGATATCAGTGGCAGCGAAACGTCTCCCCGACCGGTTGCTGTTGCCTGCGGTGAACGTTGTCGCAGCTGCGGTACACGTGCGCAGCGAGTGTGGAAAGGCCCCGATGCGCAGCCTGCCTGCACGCTCTGCTGGCTTACGTACAACCTCGACAGTGCCACCGCCGCGCATGGCAACCTTGCCTGGCTGCCTGACGCGCCGGCAGCTGACTTGCTGAACCTGCATCGCCGGGCGCTTATTGCGCTTCGCAGCAACGACCGCGCCCTGCGCAAAGAAGGGAAGCGCGTCTGGAACTGGCTGGCCCGGCACGCTCGCGAAGTCGAGGCTATGTGGGGGACGTCGCGGGCACCGGAATTCGCCGCTGCGATGCACCGACTCTCGCCCGCCAAACGACAGGTGATGCAGCAGCGGCTGGAGGGCTGTGTGCTCATTTTGCCCCCTGACGTTTTTGAAGACCTGACCTTGTTATTGCCCGTCGGCCGCACTGCCGACCGCGCGGTCCATACGCCCTGCTGGGCCACCTACACACGGAGCGACCTCTATGCCAAACCGCCTCATCCGCTGGGTTGA
- a CDS encoding conjugal transfer protein codes for MPNRLIRWVEDVITALTRFAVSRDLPDYCDLQTVVRLTEDDRIRHPELSAPYIMVTQSGDYLTVYEIAGSFRESDDKLPSGHEDAWQGRLQRMSEALTAHYRRAGHRISVVHECDPAGGKAEVGRLLAPQYRSIKRTGLDLKYLLDEQVEKLAPWVNRERTWLVCYTGRGVLAGHELRDENVRLSELVKVSPAAAFGQNPLLAELTGLKIRHDAFLTQVERALGDSGKGVLLRRIDAHEAGRILRMQTDPAGTGEHWQPLLPDDPVMPRGVRQGEDATALLAPWLNFQVMGAGVDEIRNNLLKINGVWHGTLAVNLGPQNPQSFSRLRELIPRSVPFRIRQDLMPGGMRRLGGKQAVLSFTEWVPGLKPIFQSISLLAEREQQEPVCVMTITAATWGDSPEDVTRNLTLLKQALDSWGVCGVTQTFGDPVKAWVATLTASSVASGPCLLFPPLSEALNLVPLTRPASAWNEDGNALYVTPDGKLMPVDLAPSNQTKKTNIVAGESGGGKSVLINRQPIIQAMSAQQQLSFYAGIDKGFSSQGMVSILRGALAPERQDEVLSIVLRNDPNFCRNLFDIQLGLTMPLSYESEFIQNTLMALCIDPGTGVPPNARDTPGILRRLVSDAFKSCREDPRRYEPGLVPEVDAALEMSGVWEKNPNARDSAKWYEVRDLLQDAGCTEAAQRAQFQAVPELADMASLLGNEDFKSNYGTIERDGSREQLITYLARCLRDACGQYRMFAGRTRFMISPKARVITVDIQYVAGDKSPAGYLQTGIMYLFAGHISGGDFVLPQYQTELFPMLHNRWHALHAARIEQLDQEVKTKQYDELHNAKGVPFIFPMLETADREQRKFGVRTVLSSQYFRDMPDALRQSANSVYMVGVDPEDRILLQERFNVPDTTLDRFARMGSGPAADGSGVPFLGIFRIKGGSTIAHIMKNTVGPQELWGHSTTPVDMSLRRTLEKDVGAATARRILGRFFPGGTAEKIIEYRRRTAGEESGDNVIRTLANELITKQGYDL; via the coding sequence ATGCCAAACCGCCTCATCCGCTGGGTTGAAGACGTCATTACTGCCCTGACGCGCTTTGCCGTATCCCGCGACTTACCCGACTACTGTGACCTGCAAACTGTTGTGCGCCTGACTGAAGACGACCGCATCCGTCACCCTGAGTTGAGTGCGCCCTATATCATGGTCACCCAGAGTGGTGATTACCTCACGGTATACGAGATTGCCGGCAGCTTTCGTGAGTCAGACGACAAGCTACCCTCCGGACATGAAGACGCCTGGCAGGGGCGTCTGCAGCGCATGTCGGAAGCGCTGACGGCACACTACCGCCGCGCGGGTCACCGCATCAGCGTTGTGCATGAATGCGACCCTGCCGGCGGCAAAGCGGAAGTCGGACGGCTGCTGGCTCCGCAGTACCGCTCGATTAAACGCACCGGGCTTGACCTGAAGTACCTGCTTGACGAACAGGTGGAGAAGCTTGCGCCCTGGGTGAACCGTGAACGGACGTGGCTGGTGTGCTACACGGGCCGCGGCGTGCTGGCCGGTCACGAGCTGCGCGATGAGAACGTCCGTCTTAGCGAGTTGGTAAAGGTCAGCCCGGCGGCGGCTTTTGGTCAGAACCCACTGCTGGCTGAACTCACGGGTCTCAAAATTCGTCACGACGCCTTTCTTACTCAGGTGGAACGGGCGCTCGGCGACAGCGGAAAAGGCGTGCTGCTACGGCGCATCGATGCCCATGAGGCGGGGCGCATACTGCGCATGCAGACTGATCCGGCGGGCACCGGTGAACACTGGCAGCCGCTGCTGCCGGACGATCCCGTGATGCCTCGTGGCGTGCGTCAGGGGGAAGACGCGACCGCGCTGCTGGCTCCCTGGCTAAACTTTCAGGTAATGGGCGCTGGCGTCGATGAGATACGCAACAACCTGCTGAAAATCAACGGCGTCTGGCACGGGACGCTTGCCGTGAATCTCGGGCCACAGAACCCACAGAGCTTTTCCCGCCTGCGTGAACTTATTCCCCGCAGTGTGCCGTTCCGGATTCGTCAGGATCTGATGCCAGGTGGCATGCGCCGCCTTGGCGGCAAGCAGGCCGTGCTGAGCTTTACCGAATGGGTGCCCGGACTAAAACCTATCTTCCAGTCGATCTCGCTGCTCGCTGAACGTGAACAACAAGAGCCGGTATGCGTGATGACCATCACCGCTGCAACCTGGGGAGATTCGCCTGAGGACGTCACGCGTAACCTGACGTTGCTGAAGCAGGCGCTGGATTCATGGGGCGTTTGCGGTGTTACGCAGACTTTTGGCGATCCTGTAAAAGCCTGGGTTGCCACGCTGACCGCTTCGTCTGTCGCAAGTGGTCCCTGCCTGCTGTTTCCGCCACTGTCCGAGGCGCTGAACCTTGTGCCGCTCACACGGCCCGCCTCGGCCTGGAACGAGGACGGCAACGCCTTGTACGTGACGCCCGACGGCAAGCTGATGCCGGTAGATCTCGCGCCCTCTAACCAGACCAAGAAAACCAACATCGTGGCCGGCGAGTCCGGCGGGGGTAAGTCGGTGTTAATTAACCGTCAACCCATCATTCAGGCGATGTCCGCCCAACAGCAGCTGTCCTTCTATGCCGGCATTGATAAAGGGTTCAGCTCGCAGGGGATGGTCTCAATACTCAGGGGCGCGCTTGCGCCGGAGCGTCAGGACGAGGTGCTGAGTATTGTCCTGCGTAACGATCCGAACTTCTGCCGAAACCTGTTCGACATTCAGCTGGGACTCACGATGCCATTGAGTTATGAATCCGAGTTTATCCAAAACACGCTGATGGCGCTCTGCATTGACCCCGGCACCGGCGTGCCGCCAAACGCCCGTGATACGCCTGGCATTCTGCGTCGCTTGGTTTCGGATGCGTTCAAATCCTGCCGGGAGGATCCGCGGCGCTATGAGCCTGGACTCGTGCCTGAAGTCGACGCGGCGCTGGAGATGTCCGGCGTGTGGGAAAAAAATCCTAACGCCAGGGACAGTGCAAAATGGTATGAGGTCCGCGATCTTCTGCAGGATGCTGGCTGCACAGAGGCGGCACAGCGGGCGCAGTTCCAGGCTGTGCCGGAGCTTGCAGACATGGCGTCGCTGCTGGGAAACGAGGACTTTAAAAGTAACTACGGCACCATTGAGCGTGACGGCAGTCGGGAACAACTCATTACCTACCTGGCCCGCTGTCTGCGCGACGCCTGCGGTCAGTACCGCATGTTCGCGGGGCGCACGCGCTTTATGATAAGCCCGAAAGCGCGCGTGATCACCGTAGATATCCAGTATGTCGCCGGAGACAAGTCGCCAGCGGGGTACCTGCAGACCGGCATTATGTACCTTTTTGCCGGACATATTTCCGGTGGTGACTTCGTGCTCCCGCAGTATCAGACCGAGCTCTTTCCCATGCTTCATAATCGCTGGCATGCACTGCACGCTGCGCGCATCGAACAGCTTGACCAGGAGGTGAAAACGAAACAGTACGATGAGCTGCATAATGCGAAGGGCGTGCCGTTTATCTTTCCGATGCTCGAAACCGCAGACCGTGAGCAGCGCAAATTTGGCGTACGCACGGTGCTTTCCTCACAGTACTTTCGCGACATGCCTGACGCATTGCGACAGTCTGCCAACTCCGTATACATGGTTGGCGTCGATCCGGAAGACCGCATCTTGCTTCAGGAGCGTTTTAACGTCCCGGACACCACTCTGGACCGCTTCGCGCGTATGGGCAGCGGCCCGGCGGCAGACGGCAGCGGGGTGCCGTTTCTCGGCATCTTCCGCATCAAGGGCGGCAGCACGATTGCCCACATCATGAAAAATACGGTGGGGCCGCAGGAATTATGGGGGCACAGCACGACGCCGGTCGACATGTCGCTGCGCAGAACGCTTGAAAAAGACGTCGGTGCCGCCACGGCCCGTCGCATTCTCGGCCGATTCTTCCCGGGCGGCACAGCCGAAAAGATCATTGAATATCGACGCCGCACGGCGGGTGAGGAAAGCGGGGATAACGTCATCCGTACGCTCGCCAATGAGCTCATCACTAAGCAGGGTTACGACCTCTGA